From the genome of Nasonia vitripennis strain AsymCx chromosome 1, Nvit_psr_1.1, whole genome shotgun sequence, one region includes:
- the LOC100122381 gene encoding Bloom syndrome protein homolog isoform X1: MNFETDISNQDKLLGLINFQTNMESTKKPDSNINIESLKRTPGRLSLKRSTTVSPKTPKRNRLLAEKSKCGSPNGTKPKLDLIETDDSLVNLKPLGFDSKLTEWMESIKTNPLLSNSSGHSKEELQSHKMKLHEIQADISDKFFTALNNIPEQILTKFPGYDPRVYQQLKILNQNLKARIRQTSRKMLKIYEEQSNVEKSQNTSISADAISINSSKQSFDDVKLDNNDEVLEDDLKKSTAIPDLVKDVSNNDLRKSKLFSFPKISTGSAEDPTIVAQKKKSTFQLKKPMSKGAVPPVVNVSKKLLMERNNDKTRMSVNKIGTLATSTVTSNVENTEAGCVINNVKQIKHCAAVRTEDIIKVDPNDFLTKLADSEGDFEVGFDNDDLQNRLEDSNENELMKLLEESPDTEELLKTLPDVSELTKPPVSEEFNYNSSVVKFIGDVKNDGISGEFNNLNFPHSQEMLHVFKTRFGLHQFRPNQLPAINAVILGHDCFVLMPTGGGKSLCYQLPALLAPGVTIVISPLRSLIVDQTQKLLSLDISALYLTGDLSNEQMNGVYRKLYNTESNLKLLYVTPEKISKSTKFCDSLLRLYRDGKLARFVIDEVHCVSQWGHDFRPDYKKLSMLRERFPGVPIIALTATATQRVRSDILHQLHLQSPKWFISSFNRPNLRYTVTLRKSKYPYQLVLDLIKTKFPNDCGIIYCFSRNDCDNLAEALKKEGIQALSYHAGLDDKVRTDRQIQWVSEKVKVICATIAFGMGIDKPNVRYVIHATMPKSIEGYYQESGRAGRDGEPADCILLYNYSDMHRYRTMMESNEYANKEALKTHLDNLFKIVHFCENMADCRRALQLNYFGEMFDRQLCIANMETTCDNCLIYDQFFNLDVTKDAKALVRLIQELHRVKQNNVTALQVVDIYKGSNVSDISYKLGNTYHEWYGLGHSLTKYEIERILHNLVIQGFLCENLEPNHGIVCAYLAPGLRAKEILSQNNIKLYLQKKKPPEKIQPKKTSTTSQMSAVINVELKDLEQRCYNELLEIVNGIAGALDVSANSIMNVVALRVMSQQLPCDREAMLKIPHVTEANFEKYGKALLDVTQKYAQEKKELLIEEELNNPVISDNEDDYERMNFKTGSIGQSNKRTKSRGYRQNKRFKNNFRKNATSATTKAPITSNSTNISSFIKIENRANNKTWNSKSNSTSKKKSTNTNKGNKGQNNSSSNSNKGPGLCEFTKKR, encoded by the exons ATGAACTTTGAAACTGACAT atCAAATCAAGATAAACTTCTGGGtttgataaattttcaaacgaacaTGGAAAGCACAAAGAAGCCTGATTCAAACATAAACATTGAATCTCTAAAAAGAACTCCTGGGAGACTATCTTTAAAACGTTCAACTACAGTCAGTCCTAAAACTCCAAAGAGAAATAGACTGTTAgctgaaaaatcaaaatgcgGCAGTCCAAATGGAACAAAACCAAAGTTAGATTTAATTGAAACAGATGATTCTTTAGTTAATTTAAAACCTTTAGGCTTTGATTCTAAGCTAACCGAATGGATGgaatcaataaaaacaaatccATTGCTATCAAATTCGTCAGGG CATTCCAAAGAAGAGCTACAATCACATAAAATGAAATTACATGAGATTCAGGCCGACATAAGCGATAAATTTTTCACGGCTTTAAATAACATTCCCGAACAAATATTGACGAAATTTCCCGGCTATGATCCGCGGGTAtatcagcagttgaaaatctTAAATCAAAACTTAAAAGCAAGAATCCGACAGACTAGCAGGAAGATGTTAAAGATCTACGAGGAGCAATCAAACGTCGAAAAAAGTCAAAATACAAGCATATCTGCCGATGCTATAAGCATAAATTCTTCAAAGCAGTCATTTGACGACGTCAAACTCGACAACAACGACGAAGTTTTGGAggacgatttaaaaaaatccacGGCAATTCCCGATCTTGTTAAGGACGTGAGCAATAATGACTTGCGCAAATCAAAGCTATTCTCGTTTCCAAAAATTTCAACCGGAAGCGCAGAAGATCCTACCATTGTTGCCCAGAAAAAGAAGAGTACTTTCCAACTTAAAAAACCAATGTCAAAAGGCGCGGTACCTCCAGTGGTGAACGTTTCGAAAAAACTGTTAATGGAGAGGAATAATGATAAAACAAGGATGTCGGTAAATAAAATCGGAACACTTGCGACTTCCACGGTAACATCCAATGTAGAAAATACGGAAGCCGGTTGCGTGATTAATAATGTGAAGCAGATAAAGCACTGCGCGGCTGTTAGAACCGAAGATATTATAAAAGTCGATCCCAACGATTTCCTGACCAAGTTGGCAGATTCCGAAGGTGATTTTGAAGTTGGTTTCGATAATGATGATTTACAAAATCGCCTAGAAGATAGCAATGAGAACGAGCTAATGAAACTACTGGAAGAAAGTCCTGATACAGAAGAACTGCTAAAAACATTACCGGACGTATCAGAGCTTACGAAACCGCCGGTCAGCGAAGAGTTCAATTACAATTCATCGGTCGTAAAGTTCATTGGAGATGTGAAAAACGACGGCATAAGTGGCGAGTTTAACAATCTGAATTTCCCTCATTCTCAAGAAATGTTGCAT GTTTTCAAAACACGATTCGGTCTTCACCAGTTCAGACCCAACCAGTTACCAGCGATAAATGCCGTGATCCTGGGCCACGACTGCTTCGTGCTTATGCCAACCGGAGGTGGGAAGTCGCTGTGCTATCAGCTTCCAGCTCTTCTTGCGCCAGGGGTGACCATCGTTATTTCGCCCCTGAGGAGTCTCATCGTCGATCAGACTCAAAAATTGCTGTCTTTAGAC aTATCAGCGCTGTATCTTACTGGTGACCTTAGCAACGAGCAGATGAACGGAGTGTATCGTAAGTTGTATAACACAGAGTCAAACCTGAAACTGCTCTATGTCACTCCTGAGAAGATATCCAAGTCGACCAAATTCTGTGATAGTCTGTTGAGGCTTTACCGTGACGGTAAACTCGCCCGATTCGTGATCGATGAGGTGCATTGCGTGAGTCAATGGGGCCATGACTTTAGGCCGGATTATAAGAAATTAAGTATGCTGAGAGAACGATTTCCTGGGGTGCCGATTATCGCCCTTACTGCTACGGCTACGCAGAGGGTCCGCAGCGATATTCTGCACCAGCTGCATCTTCAGTCACCTAAGTG gTTTATATCAAGCTTTAATCGGCCAAACCTTCGCTATACAGTTACAttgagaaagtcgaaatatcCATATCAGCTGGTTCTAGATTTAATTAAGACCAAATTTCCAAATGACTGCGGTATTATTTACTGCTTCTCGAGAAACGATTGCGATAATCTCGCTGAAGCTCTGAAAAAAGAAGGGATCCAGGCGCTGAGTTATCATGCTGGACTTGACGACAAAGTGCGGACCGACAGACAGATTCAGTGGGTTTCCGAGAAG GTAAAGGTGATCTGTGCGACGATAGCTTTCGGGATGGGCATCGACAAACCAAACGTGCGCTACGTAATCCATGCAACAATGCCCAAGTCGATCGAGGGCTACTACCAGGAAAGCGGCAGAGCTGGTCGCGATGGCGAACCCGCCGATTGCATTCTACTTTACAACTATAGCGACATGCACCGATACCGCACCATGATGGAGAGCAACGAGTACGCAAACAAGGAAGCTCTCAAGACCCATCTTGATAATCTCTTTAAGATTGTTCATTTTTGCGAAAACATGGCCGACTGTAGGCGGGCACTACAGCTTAATTATTTCGGAGAGATGTTTGATCGCCAGCTTTGCATTGCTAATATGGAGACTACTTGCGATAATTGCCTAATCTAC GACCAGTTCTTTAATTTAGACGTGACAAAAGATGCAAAAGCACTTGTAAGATTAATTCAGGAGTTGCATCGAGTAAAGCAAAACAATGTTACGGCGCTGCAAGTGGTCGACATTTATAAAGGTTCCAATGTCTCTGACATAAGTTACAAATTAG gAAATACTTATCATGAGTGGTATGGTCTTGGTCATTCACTGACGAAATACGAAATCGAGAGGATCCTGCACAATTTGGTAATCCAAGGTTTTTTATGTGAGAATTTGGAACCAAATCACGGCATAGTCTGTGCCTACCTTGCTCCAGGATTGCGTGCCAAAGAGATTCTATCGCAAAATAACATTAAG CTGTACCTGCAAAAGAAGAAACCTCCAGAGAAAATACAACCGAAAAAGACTTCAACGACGAGTCAGATGTCGGCTGTCATTAATGTTGAGCTAAAGGATCTGGAACAGCGTTGCTACAATGAGCTCCTTGAGATTGTGAACGGCATCGCGGGTGCCCTTGACGTCTCGGCCAACTCGATCATGAACGTCGTTGCACTCCGTGTAATGAGCCAACAACTGCCATGCGATAGAGAGGCTATGCTCAAGATTCCTCACGTTACTGAGGCCAACTTTGAAAAGTACGGCAAGGCGCTACTCGACGTTACCCAAAAGTATGCCCAGGAGAAAAAAG AATTGCTTATAGAAGAAGAGCTTAACAATCCTGTGATTTCCGATAACGAAGATGACTACGAAAGAATGAATTTTAAAACTGGATCAATTGGTCAGAGTAATAAGCGAACCAAAAGTCGTGGTTACAGACAAAATAAAAggtttaagaataattttagaaaaaacgCTACCTCGGCCACTACCAAAGCTCCTATAACAAG CAACAGTACAAATATctcttcatttataaaaatcgaaaatagaGCTAATAATAAGACGTGGAATAGTAAGTCAAATAGTACTTCAAAAAAGAAGTCTACTAATACTAATAAAGGAAACAAAGGTCAAAATAACTCGTCATCCAATAGCAATAAAGGTCCAGGGTTATGCGAATTCACTAAAAAACGTTAG
- the LOC100122381 gene encoding Bloom syndrome protein homolog isoform X2, translating to MESTKKPDSNINIESLKRTPGRLSLKRSTTVSPKTPKRNRLLAEKSKCGSPNGTKPKLDLIETDDSLVNLKPLGFDSKLTEWMESIKTNPLLSNSSGHSKEELQSHKMKLHEIQADISDKFFTALNNIPEQILTKFPGYDPRVYQQLKILNQNLKARIRQTSRKMLKIYEEQSNVEKSQNTSISADAISINSSKQSFDDVKLDNNDEVLEDDLKKSTAIPDLVKDVSNNDLRKSKLFSFPKISTGSAEDPTIVAQKKKSTFQLKKPMSKGAVPPVVNVSKKLLMERNNDKTRMSVNKIGTLATSTVTSNVENTEAGCVINNVKQIKHCAAVRTEDIIKVDPNDFLTKLADSEGDFEVGFDNDDLQNRLEDSNENELMKLLEESPDTEELLKTLPDVSELTKPPVSEEFNYNSSVVKFIGDVKNDGISGEFNNLNFPHSQEMLHVFKTRFGLHQFRPNQLPAINAVILGHDCFVLMPTGGGKSLCYQLPALLAPGVTIVISPLRSLIVDQTQKLLSLDISALYLTGDLSNEQMNGVYRKLYNTESNLKLLYVTPEKISKSTKFCDSLLRLYRDGKLARFVIDEVHCVSQWGHDFRPDYKKLSMLRERFPGVPIIALTATATQRVRSDILHQLHLQSPKWFISSFNRPNLRYTVTLRKSKYPYQLVLDLIKTKFPNDCGIIYCFSRNDCDNLAEALKKEGIQALSYHAGLDDKVRTDRQIQWVSEKVKVICATIAFGMGIDKPNVRYVIHATMPKSIEGYYQESGRAGRDGEPADCILLYNYSDMHRYRTMMESNEYANKEALKTHLDNLFKIVHFCENMADCRRALQLNYFGEMFDRQLCIANMETTCDNCLIYDQFFNLDVTKDAKALVRLIQELHRVKQNNVTALQVVDIYKGSNVSDISYKLGNTYHEWYGLGHSLTKYEIERILHNLVIQGFLCENLEPNHGIVCAYLAPGLRAKEILSQNNIKLYLQKKKPPEKIQPKKTSTTSQMSAVINVELKDLEQRCYNELLEIVNGIAGALDVSANSIMNVVALRVMSQQLPCDREAMLKIPHVTEANFEKYGKALLDVTQKYAQEKKELLIEEELNNPVISDNEDDYERMNFKTGSIGQSNKRTKSRGYRQNKRFKNNFRKNATSATTKAPITSNSTNISSFIKIENRANNKTWNSKSNSTSKKKSTNTNKGNKGQNNSSSNSNKGPGLCEFTKKR from the exons aTGGAAAGCACAAAGAAGCCTGATTCAAACATAAACATTGAATCTCTAAAAAGAACTCCTGGGAGACTATCTTTAAAACGTTCAACTACAGTCAGTCCTAAAACTCCAAAGAGAAATAGACTGTTAgctgaaaaatcaaaatgcgGCAGTCCAAATGGAACAAAACCAAAGTTAGATTTAATTGAAACAGATGATTCTTTAGTTAATTTAAAACCTTTAGGCTTTGATTCTAAGCTAACCGAATGGATGgaatcaataaaaacaaatccATTGCTATCAAATTCGTCAGGG CATTCCAAAGAAGAGCTACAATCACATAAAATGAAATTACATGAGATTCAGGCCGACATAAGCGATAAATTTTTCACGGCTTTAAATAACATTCCCGAACAAATATTGACGAAATTTCCCGGCTATGATCCGCGGGTAtatcagcagttgaaaatctTAAATCAAAACTTAAAAGCAAGAATCCGACAGACTAGCAGGAAGATGTTAAAGATCTACGAGGAGCAATCAAACGTCGAAAAAAGTCAAAATACAAGCATATCTGCCGATGCTATAAGCATAAATTCTTCAAAGCAGTCATTTGACGACGTCAAACTCGACAACAACGACGAAGTTTTGGAggacgatttaaaaaaatccacGGCAATTCCCGATCTTGTTAAGGACGTGAGCAATAATGACTTGCGCAAATCAAAGCTATTCTCGTTTCCAAAAATTTCAACCGGAAGCGCAGAAGATCCTACCATTGTTGCCCAGAAAAAGAAGAGTACTTTCCAACTTAAAAAACCAATGTCAAAAGGCGCGGTACCTCCAGTGGTGAACGTTTCGAAAAAACTGTTAATGGAGAGGAATAATGATAAAACAAGGATGTCGGTAAATAAAATCGGAACACTTGCGACTTCCACGGTAACATCCAATGTAGAAAATACGGAAGCCGGTTGCGTGATTAATAATGTGAAGCAGATAAAGCACTGCGCGGCTGTTAGAACCGAAGATATTATAAAAGTCGATCCCAACGATTTCCTGACCAAGTTGGCAGATTCCGAAGGTGATTTTGAAGTTGGTTTCGATAATGATGATTTACAAAATCGCCTAGAAGATAGCAATGAGAACGAGCTAATGAAACTACTGGAAGAAAGTCCTGATACAGAAGAACTGCTAAAAACATTACCGGACGTATCAGAGCTTACGAAACCGCCGGTCAGCGAAGAGTTCAATTACAATTCATCGGTCGTAAAGTTCATTGGAGATGTGAAAAACGACGGCATAAGTGGCGAGTTTAACAATCTGAATTTCCCTCATTCTCAAGAAATGTTGCAT GTTTTCAAAACACGATTCGGTCTTCACCAGTTCAGACCCAACCAGTTACCAGCGATAAATGCCGTGATCCTGGGCCACGACTGCTTCGTGCTTATGCCAACCGGAGGTGGGAAGTCGCTGTGCTATCAGCTTCCAGCTCTTCTTGCGCCAGGGGTGACCATCGTTATTTCGCCCCTGAGGAGTCTCATCGTCGATCAGACTCAAAAATTGCTGTCTTTAGAC aTATCAGCGCTGTATCTTACTGGTGACCTTAGCAACGAGCAGATGAACGGAGTGTATCGTAAGTTGTATAACACAGAGTCAAACCTGAAACTGCTCTATGTCACTCCTGAGAAGATATCCAAGTCGACCAAATTCTGTGATAGTCTGTTGAGGCTTTACCGTGACGGTAAACTCGCCCGATTCGTGATCGATGAGGTGCATTGCGTGAGTCAATGGGGCCATGACTTTAGGCCGGATTATAAGAAATTAAGTATGCTGAGAGAACGATTTCCTGGGGTGCCGATTATCGCCCTTACTGCTACGGCTACGCAGAGGGTCCGCAGCGATATTCTGCACCAGCTGCATCTTCAGTCACCTAAGTG gTTTATATCAAGCTTTAATCGGCCAAACCTTCGCTATACAGTTACAttgagaaagtcgaaatatcCATATCAGCTGGTTCTAGATTTAATTAAGACCAAATTTCCAAATGACTGCGGTATTATTTACTGCTTCTCGAGAAACGATTGCGATAATCTCGCTGAAGCTCTGAAAAAAGAAGGGATCCAGGCGCTGAGTTATCATGCTGGACTTGACGACAAAGTGCGGACCGACAGACAGATTCAGTGGGTTTCCGAGAAG GTAAAGGTGATCTGTGCGACGATAGCTTTCGGGATGGGCATCGACAAACCAAACGTGCGCTACGTAATCCATGCAACAATGCCCAAGTCGATCGAGGGCTACTACCAGGAAAGCGGCAGAGCTGGTCGCGATGGCGAACCCGCCGATTGCATTCTACTTTACAACTATAGCGACATGCACCGATACCGCACCATGATGGAGAGCAACGAGTACGCAAACAAGGAAGCTCTCAAGACCCATCTTGATAATCTCTTTAAGATTGTTCATTTTTGCGAAAACATGGCCGACTGTAGGCGGGCACTACAGCTTAATTATTTCGGAGAGATGTTTGATCGCCAGCTTTGCATTGCTAATATGGAGACTACTTGCGATAATTGCCTAATCTAC GACCAGTTCTTTAATTTAGACGTGACAAAAGATGCAAAAGCACTTGTAAGATTAATTCAGGAGTTGCATCGAGTAAAGCAAAACAATGTTACGGCGCTGCAAGTGGTCGACATTTATAAAGGTTCCAATGTCTCTGACATAAGTTACAAATTAG gAAATACTTATCATGAGTGGTATGGTCTTGGTCATTCACTGACGAAATACGAAATCGAGAGGATCCTGCACAATTTGGTAATCCAAGGTTTTTTATGTGAGAATTTGGAACCAAATCACGGCATAGTCTGTGCCTACCTTGCTCCAGGATTGCGTGCCAAAGAGATTCTATCGCAAAATAACATTAAG CTGTACCTGCAAAAGAAGAAACCTCCAGAGAAAATACAACCGAAAAAGACTTCAACGACGAGTCAGATGTCGGCTGTCATTAATGTTGAGCTAAAGGATCTGGAACAGCGTTGCTACAATGAGCTCCTTGAGATTGTGAACGGCATCGCGGGTGCCCTTGACGTCTCGGCCAACTCGATCATGAACGTCGTTGCACTCCGTGTAATGAGCCAACAACTGCCATGCGATAGAGAGGCTATGCTCAAGATTCCTCACGTTACTGAGGCCAACTTTGAAAAGTACGGCAAGGCGCTACTCGACGTTACCCAAAAGTATGCCCAGGAGAAAAAAG AATTGCTTATAGAAGAAGAGCTTAACAATCCTGTGATTTCCGATAACGAAGATGACTACGAAAGAATGAATTTTAAAACTGGATCAATTGGTCAGAGTAATAAGCGAACCAAAAGTCGTGGTTACAGACAAAATAAAAggtttaagaataattttagaaaaaacgCTACCTCGGCCACTACCAAAGCTCCTATAACAAG CAACAGTACAAATATctcttcatttataaaaatcgaaaatagaGCTAATAATAAGACGTGGAATAGTAAGTCAAATAGTACTTCAAAAAAGAAGTCTACTAATACTAATAAAGGAAACAAAGGTCAAAATAACTCGTCATCCAATAGCAATAAAGGTCCAGGGTTATGCGAATTCACTAAAAAACGTTAG